One Meles meles chromosome 11, mMelMel3.1 paternal haplotype, whole genome shotgun sequence DNA segment encodes these proteins:
- the PTPDC1 gene encoding protein tyrosine phosphatase domain-containing protein 1 isoform X3, translating into MPAGIVAGNEEPNSTSVSSSANAANMKGNSGRPTPKYTKVGERLRHVIPGHMACSMACGGRACKYENPARWSEQEQAIKGVYSSWVTENILAMARPSTELLEKYGLIEQFQSHGIKTVINLQRPGEHASCGNPLEQESGFTYLPEAFMEAGIYFYNFGWKDYGVASLTTILDMVKVMIFALQEGKVAVHCHAGLGRTGVLIACYLVFATRMTADQAIIFVRAKRPNSIQTRGQLLCVREFTQFLIPLRNIFSCCDPKAHAVTLAQYLIRQRHLLHGSEARLLKHVPKIIHLVCKLLLDLAENRPVVTAEVAEVPSLSAEIEKTVSEMITLQLDKELLRQGSDASDCFPASAVATDFENQDVILSSEQGIDPLWKRRNVECLQPLTHLKRRLSYSDSDLKRAETLLEHGETPWTGPAQALLGRNPGPQKPVSQSYTPQSPQLDPSKETLVRNTFSFWNQAKFGGLEGLKDEGSPLFQRETVAKEVQRSRTFSSGVSGSYNPREPVTRNLADTPTESDSSPQQAPRCQYETPPGCCSDTPRRPLDCGFSPKAPFSGGRSQAQDSRDASAAAAPSAAQSGLSAEARRVLAAKALASLDEFAEKEEVKRKVEMWQKELNSRDGAWERICGERDPFVLCSLMWSWVEQLKEPVITKQDVDTLLGSRKDAADALSLLEKGQHQTILCVLHCVVSLQAIPADVEEAILARAIKAFTKQVNFDSENGPVVYSTLKKIFKHTLEENRKMMKDGPQLDV; encoded by the exons GAAATTCAGGACGTCCAACACCGAAGTATACAAAAGTCGGAGAGCGTTTACGGCATGTGATTCCTGGACACATGGCCTGCTCCATGGCGTGTGGTGGCAGAGCGTGCAAGTATGAAAACCCGGCCCGCTGGAGTGAGCAGGAGCAGGCCATTAAGGGGGTCTACTCATCGTG ggtcACTGAGAATATCCTGGCCATGGCTCGCCCGTCCACAGAGCTCCTCGAGAAGTACGGCCTCATCGAGCAGTTCCAAAG TCATGGCATAAAAACAGTCATCAACCTGCAGCGCCCTGGCGAGCATGCCAGCTGTGGGAACCCTCTGGAACAAGAGAGTGGCTTCACATACCTTCCTGAAGCTTTCATGGAGGCTGGCA TTTATTTCTACAATTTTGGATGGAAGGATTATGGTGTAGCATCACTCACAACCATCCTGGATATGGTGAAGGTGATGATATTTGCCTTACAAGAAGGAAAAGTAGCGGTCCATTGCCACGCAGGGCTCGGCCGAACAG GCGTTTTAATAGCATGTTACTTGGTTTTTGCAACAAGAATGACTGCTGACCAAGCAATTATATTTGTTCGGGCAAAGCGACCCAATTCCATACAAACTCGAGGACAGCTACTCTGCGTAAGGGAGTTTACTCAGTTTCTGATTCCTCTTCGCAACATATTCTCTTGCTGTGACCCCAAAGCGCACGCCGTGACTTTAGCACAGTATCTTATTCGCCAGCGGCATCTGCTTCACGGGTCTGAGGCCCGACTCCTGAAACACGTACCCAAAATTATCCACCTCGTCTGCAAATTGCTGCTGGACTTAGCCGAGAACAGGCCAGTGGTGACGGCAGAGGTGGCCGAAGTGCCCAGCCTGTCTGCCGAGATTGAGAAGACGGTTTCTGAGATGATCACCCTGCAGCTGGACAAGGAGTTGCTGAGGCAGGGCAGCGACGCGTCCGACTGCTTCCCCGCCTCCGCGGTGGCCACGGATTTTGAGAATCAGGATGTGATTCTTTCCAGCGAGCAAGGGATTGACCCTCTCTGGAAGAGGCGGAATGTCGAGTGCCTTCAGCCCCTGACTCACCTGAAAAGGCGACTCAGCTACAGCGACTCGGATTTAAAGAGGGCCGAGACGCTTCTGGAGCATGGGGAGACTCCGTGGACCGGGCCTGCCCAGGCCTTGCTTGGCCGTAACCCCGGGCCACAGAAGCCCGTAAGCCAGTCTTACACCCCCCAGTCTCCACAGCTTGATCCAAGTAAGGAAACGCTTGTCCGAAATACATTCTCTTTCTGGAATCAGGCTAAATTTGGAGGCCTGGAAGGACTCAAAGATGAGGGGTCACCGCTTTTCCAGAGGGAGACTGTTGCAAAGGAAGTACAGCGGAGTAGAACCTTCTCTTCAGGTGTTTCAGGTTCATATAACCCTAGGGAGCCAGTTACACGGAACCTTGCAGATACCCCGACGGAATCAGACAGTTCTCCCCAGCAAGCGCCCCGCTGTCAGTACGAAACTCCCCCCGGTTGCTGCTCTGACACGCCCCGCAGGCCCCTGGACTGTGGCTTCAGCCCCAAAGCACCCTTTTCCGGCGGACGCAGCCAAGCCCAGGACAGCAGAGATGCGTCCGCAGCTGCTGCACCCAGTGCTGCGCAGTCCGGACTGAGTGCCGAAGCCAGGAGAGTACTGGCAGCCAAAGCCCTGGCAAGCTTAGATGAGTTCgcagagaaggaggaggtgaAGAGGAAGGTAGAAATGTGGCAG AAAGAACTAAATTCCCGAGATGGAGCTTGGGAACGAATATGTGGCGAAAGGGACCCTTTCGTCCTGTGCAGTCTGATGTGGTCCTGGGTGGAGCAGCTGAAGGAGCCCGTGATCACCAAACAGGACGTGGACACGCTGCTCGGCAGCCGCAAGGACGCCGCGGACGCGCTCTCTCTGCTGGAGAAG GGCCAGCACCAGACCATTCTCTGCGTGTTGCACTGTGTCGTGAGCCTGCAGGCAATCCCTGCCGACGTGGAGGAAGCCATCCTCGCCCGCGCCATTAAAGCCTTCACCAAG
- the PTPDC1 gene encoding protein tyrosine phosphatase domain-containing protein 1 isoform X2, with protein MQDLPRRCSALPFLSAFFQGRRHSSSDPILQQGRRGSAAQTLSSSSLQVMVAVASVSCAERNPTCLQRKRNSGRPTPKYTKVGERLRHVIPGHMACSMACGGRACKYENPARWSEQEQAIKGVYSSWVTENILAMARPSTELLEKYGLIEQFQSHGIKTVINLQRPGEHASCGNPLEQESGFTYLPEAFMEAGIYFYNFGWKDYGVASLTTILDMVKVMIFALQEGKVAVHCHAGLGRTGVLIACYLVFATRMTADQAIIFVRAKRPNSIQTRGQLLCVREFTQFLIPLRNIFSCCDPKAHAVTLAQYLIRQRHLLHGSEARLLKHVPKIIHLVCKLLLDLAENRPVVTAEVAEVPSLSAEIEKTVSEMITLQLDKELLRQGSDASDCFPASAVATDFENQDVILSSEQGIDPLWKRRNVECLQPLTHLKRRLSYSDSDLKRAETLLEHGETPWTGPAQALLGRNPGPQKPVSQSYTPQSPQLDPSKETLVRNTFSFWNQAKFGGLEGLKDEGSPLFQRETVAKEVQRSRTFSSGVSGSYNPREPVTRNLADTPTESDSSPQQAPRCQYETPPGCCSDTPRRPLDCGFSPKAPFSGGRSQAQDSRDASAAAAPSAAQSGLSAEARRVLAAKALASLDEFAEKEEVKRKVEMWQKELNSRDGAWERICGERDPFVLCSLMWSWVEQLKEPVITKQDVDTLLGSRKDAADALSLLEKGQHQTILCVLHCVVSLQAIPADVEEAILARAIKAFTKVNFDSENGPVVYSTLKKIFKHTLEENRKMMKDGPQLDV; from the exons ATGCAGGACCTGCCCCGGCGGTGCTCGGCCCTGCCCTTCCTCAGCGCCTTCTTCCAGGGCCGCCGGCACTCATCCTCGGACCCCATCCTGCAGCAGGGCCGGCGCGGCTCGGCCGCCCAGACGCTCTCCTCGTCCTCTCTCCAGGTGATGGTGGCAGTGGCCTCTGTCAGCTGTGCCGAAAGAAACCCAACTTGCCTCCAGAGAAAAA GAAATTCAGGACGTCCAACACCGAAGTATACAAAAGTCGGAGAGCGTTTACGGCATGTGATTCCTGGACACATGGCCTGCTCCATGGCGTGTGGTGGCAGAGCGTGCAAGTATGAAAACCCGGCCCGCTGGAGTGAGCAGGAGCAGGCCATTAAGGGGGTCTACTCATCGTG ggtcACTGAGAATATCCTGGCCATGGCTCGCCCGTCCACAGAGCTCCTCGAGAAGTACGGCCTCATCGAGCAGTTCCAAAG TCATGGCATAAAAACAGTCATCAACCTGCAGCGCCCTGGCGAGCATGCCAGCTGTGGGAACCCTCTGGAACAAGAGAGTGGCTTCACATACCTTCCTGAAGCTTTCATGGAGGCTGGCA TTTATTTCTACAATTTTGGATGGAAGGATTATGGTGTAGCATCACTCACAACCATCCTGGATATGGTGAAGGTGATGATATTTGCCTTACAAGAAGGAAAAGTAGCGGTCCATTGCCACGCAGGGCTCGGCCGAACAG GCGTTTTAATAGCATGTTACTTGGTTTTTGCAACAAGAATGACTGCTGACCAAGCAATTATATTTGTTCGGGCAAAGCGACCCAATTCCATACAAACTCGAGGACAGCTACTCTGCGTAAGGGAGTTTACTCAGTTTCTGATTCCTCTTCGCAACATATTCTCTTGCTGTGACCCCAAAGCGCACGCCGTGACTTTAGCACAGTATCTTATTCGCCAGCGGCATCTGCTTCACGGGTCTGAGGCCCGACTCCTGAAACACGTACCCAAAATTATCCACCTCGTCTGCAAATTGCTGCTGGACTTAGCCGAGAACAGGCCAGTGGTGACGGCAGAGGTGGCCGAAGTGCCCAGCCTGTCTGCCGAGATTGAGAAGACGGTTTCTGAGATGATCACCCTGCAGCTGGACAAGGAGTTGCTGAGGCAGGGCAGCGACGCGTCCGACTGCTTCCCCGCCTCCGCGGTGGCCACGGATTTTGAGAATCAGGATGTGATTCTTTCCAGCGAGCAAGGGATTGACCCTCTCTGGAAGAGGCGGAATGTCGAGTGCCTTCAGCCCCTGACTCACCTGAAAAGGCGACTCAGCTACAGCGACTCGGATTTAAAGAGGGCCGAGACGCTTCTGGAGCATGGGGAGACTCCGTGGACCGGGCCTGCCCAGGCCTTGCTTGGCCGTAACCCCGGGCCACAGAAGCCCGTAAGCCAGTCTTACACCCCCCAGTCTCCACAGCTTGATCCAAGTAAGGAAACGCTTGTCCGAAATACATTCTCTTTCTGGAATCAGGCTAAATTTGGAGGCCTGGAAGGACTCAAAGATGAGGGGTCACCGCTTTTCCAGAGGGAGACTGTTGCAAAGGAAGTACAGCGGAGTAGAACCTTCTCTTCAGGTGTTTCAGGTTCATATAACCCTAGGGAGCCAGTTACACGGAACCTTGCAGATACCCCGACGGAATCAGACAGTTCTCCCCAGCAAGCGCCCCGCTGTCAGTACGAAACTCCCCCCGGTTGCTGCTCTGACACGCCCCGCAGGCCCCTGGACTGTGGCTTCAGCCCCAAAGCACCCTTTTCCGGCGGACGCAGCCAAGCCCAGGACAGCAGAGATGCGTCCGCAGCTGCTGCACCCAGTGCTGCGCAGTCCGGACTGAGTGCCGAAGCCAGGAGAGTACTGGCAGCCAAAGCCCTGGCAAGCTTAGATGAGTTCgcagagaaggaggaggtgaAGAGGAAGGTAGAAATGTGGCAG AAAGAACTAAATTCCCGAGATGGAGCTTGGGAACGAATATGTGGCGAAAGGGACCCTTTCGTCCTGTGCAGTCTGATGTGGTCCTGGGTGGAGCAGCTGAAGGAGCCCGTGATCACCAAACAGGACGTGGACACGCTGCTCGGCAGCCGCAAGGACGCCGCGGACGCGCTCTCTCTGCTGGAGAAG GGCCAGCACCAGACCATTCTCTGCGTGTTGCACTGTGTCGTGAGCCTGCAGGCAATCCCTGCCGACGTGGAGGAAGCCATCCTCGCCCGCGCCATTAAAGCCTTCACCAAG
- the PTPDC1 gene encoding protein tyrosine phosphatase domain-containing protein 1 isoform X1: MQSIHVGFRLYSPEWESVVSLFVTMETSQPIPGGCQISQAAAAIPSAAALPAGSPAMQDLPRRCSALPFLSAFFQGRRHSSSDPILQQGRRGSAAQTLSSSSLQVMVAVASVSCAERNPTCLQRKRNSGRPTPKYTKVGERLRHVIPGHMACSMACGGRACKYENPARWSEQEQAIKGVYSSWVTENILAMARPSTELLEKYGLIEQFQSHGIKTVINLQRPGEHASCGNPLEQESGFTYLPEAFMEAGIYFYNFGWKDYGVASLTTILDMVKVMIFALQEGKVAVHCHAGLGRTGVLIACYLVFATRMTADQAIIFVRAKRPNSIQTRGQLLCVREFTQFLIPLRNIFSCCDPKAHAVTLAQYLIRQRHLLHGSEARLLKHVPKIIHLVCKLLLDLAENRPVVTAEVAEVPSLSAEIEKTVSEMITLQLDKELLRQGSDASDCFPASAVATDFENQDVILSSEQGIDPLWKRRNVECLQPLTHLKRRLSYSDSDLKRAETLLEHGETPWTGPAQALLGRNPGPQKPVSQSYTPQSPQLDPSKETLVRNTFSFWNQAKFGGLEGLKDEGSPLFQRETVAKEVQRSRTFSSGVSGSYNPREPVTRNLADTPTESDSSPQQAPRCQYETPPGCCSDTPRRPLDCGFSPKAPFSGGRSQAQDSRDASAAAAPSAAQSGLSAEARRVLAAKALASLDEFAEKEEVKRKVEMWQKELNSRDGAWERICGERDPFVLCSLMWSWVEQLKEPVITKQDVDTLLGSRKDAADALSLLEKGQHQTILCVLHCVVSLQAIPADVEEAILARAIKAFTKQVNFDSENGPVVYSTLKKIFKHTLEENRKMMKDGPQLDV; encoded by the exons ATGCAATCCATTCATGTGGGATTTCGCCTGTACAGCCCTGAGTGGGAATCAGTAGTTTCTTTGTTCGTCACTATGGAAACAAGTCAGCCTATCCCCGGTGGCTGTCAGATCTCGCAGGCTGCCGCTGCCATCCCCTCGGCCGCAGCTCTTCCCGCTGGGAGCCCAGCCATGCAGGACCTGCCCCGGCGGTGCTCGGCCCTGCCCTTCCTCAGCGCCTTCTTCCAGGGCCGCCGGCACTCATCCTCGGACCCCATCCTGCAGCAGGGCCGGCGCGGCTCGGCCGCCCAGACGCTCTCCTCGTCCTCTCTCCAGGTGATGGTGGCAGTGGCCTCTGTCAGCTGTGCCGAAAGAAACCCAACTTGCCTCCAGAGAAAAA GAAATTCAGGACGTCCAACACCGAAGTATACAAAAGTCGGAGAGCGTTTACGGCATGTGATTCCTGGACACATGGCCTGCTCCATGGCGTGTGGTGGCAGAGCGTGCAAGTATGAAAACCCGGCCCGCTGGAGTGAGCAGGAGCAGGCCATTAAGGGGGTCTACTCATCGTG ggtcACTGAGAATATCCTGGCCATGGCTCGCCCGTCCACAGAGCTCCTCGAGAAGTACGGCCTCATCGAGCAGTTCCAAAG TCATGGCATAAAAACAGTCATCAACCTGCAGCGCCCTGGCGAGCATGCCAGCTGTGGGAACCCTCTGGAACAAGAGAGTGGCTTCACATACCTTCCTGAAGCTTTCATGGAGGCTGGCA TTTATTTCTACAATTTTGGATGGAAGGATTATGGTGTAGCATCACTCACAACCATCCTGGATATGGTGAAGGTGATGATATTTGCCTTACAAGAAGGAAAAGTAGCGGTCCATTGCCACGCAGGGCTCGGCCGAACAG GCGTTTTAATAGCATGTTACTTGGTTTTTGCAACAAGAATGACTGCTGACCAAGCAATTATATTTGTTCGGGCAAAGCGACCCAATTCCATACAAACTCGAGGACAGCTACTCTGCGTAAGGGAGTTTACTCAGTTTCTGATTCCTCTTCGCAACATATTCTCTTGCTGTGACCCCAAAGCGCACGCCGTGACTTTAGCACAGTATCTTATTCGCCAGCGGCATCTGCTTCACGGGTCTGAGGCCCGACTCCTGAAACACGTACCCAAAATTATCCACCTCGTCTGCAAATTGCTGCTGGACTTAGCCGAGAACAGGCCAGTGGTGACGGCAGAGGTGGCCGAAGTGCCCAGCCTGTCTGCCGAGATTGAGAAGACGGTTTCTGAGATGATCACCCTGCAGCTGGACAAGGAGTTGCTGAGGCAGGGCAGCGACGCGTCCGACTGCTTCCCCGCCTCCGCGGTGGCCACGGATTTTGAGAATCAGGATGTGATTCTTTCCAGCGAGCAAGGGATTGACCCTCTCTGGAAGAGGCGGAATGTCGAGTGCCTTCAGCCCCTGACTCACCTGAAAAGGCGACTCAGCTACAGCGACTCGGATTTAAAGAGGGCCGAGACGCTTCTGGAGCATGGGGAGACTCCGTGGACCGGGCCTGCCCAGGCCTTGCTTGGCCGTAACCCCGGGCCACAGAAGCCCGTAAGCCAGTCTTACACCCCCCAGTCTCCACAGCTTGATCCAAGTAAGGAAACGCTTGTCCGAAATACATTCTCTTTCTGGAATCAGGCTAAATTTGGAGGCCTGGAAGGACTCAAAGATGAGGGGTCACCGCTTTTCCAGAGGGAGACTGTTGCAAAGGAAGTACAGCGGAGTAGAACCTTCTCTTCAGGTGTTTCAGGTTCATATAACCCTAGGGAGCCAGTTACACGGAACCTTGCAGATACCCCGACGGAATCAGACAGTTCTCCCCAGCAAGCGCCCCGCTGTCAGTACGAAACTCCCCCCGGTTGCTGCTCTGACACGCCCCGCAGGCCCCTGGACTGTGGCTTCAGCCCCAAAGCACCCTTTTCCGGCGGACGCAGCCAAGCCCAGGACAGCAGAGATGCGTCCGCAGCTGCTGCACCCAGTGCTGCGCAGTCCGGACTGAGTGCCGAAGCCAGGAGAGTACTGGCAGCCAAAGCCCTGGCAAGCTTAGATGAGTTCgcagagaaggaggaggtgaAGAGGAAGGTAGAAATGTGGCAG AAAGAACTAAATTCCCGAGATGGAGCTTGGGAACGAATATGTGGCGAAAGGGACCCTTTCGTCCTGTGCAGTCTGATGTGGTCCTGGGTGGAGCAGCTGAAGGAGCCCGTGATCACCAAACAGGACGTGGACACGCTGCTCGGCAGCCGCAAGGACGCCGCGGACGCGCTCTCTCTGCTGGAGAAG GGCCAGCACCAGACCATTCTCTGCGTGTTGCACTGTGTCGTGAGCCTGCAGGCAATCCCTGCCGACGTGGAGGAAGCCATCCTCGCCCGCGCCATTAAAGCCTTCACCAAG
- the PTPDC1 gene encoding protein tyrosine phosphatase domain-containing protein 1 isoform X4, whose amino-acid sequence MKTRPAGVSRSRPLRGSTHRGSLRISWPWLARPQSSSRSTASSSSSKVYFYNFGWKDYGVASLTTILDMVKVMIFALQEGKVAVHCHAGLGRTGVLIACYLVFATRMTADQAIIFVRAKRPNSIQTRGQLLCVREFTQFLIPLRNIFSCCDPKAHAVTLAQYLIRQRHLLHGSEARLLKHVPKIIHLVCKLLLDLAENRPVVTAEVAEVPSLSAEIEKTVSEMITLQLDKELLRQGSDASDCFPASAVATDFENQDVILSSEQGIDPLWKRRNVECLQPLTHLKRRLSYSDSDLKRAETLLEHGETPWTGPAQALLGRNPGPQKPVSQSYTPQSPQLDPSKETLVRNTFSFWNQAKFGGLEGLKDEGSPLFQRETVAKEVQRSRTFSSGVSGSYNPREPVTRNLADTPTESDSSPQQAPRCQYETPPGCCSDTPRRPLDCGFSPKAPFSGGRSQAQDSRDASAAAAPSAAQSGLSAEARRVLAAKALASLDEFAEKEEVKRKVEMWQKELNSRDGAWERICGERDPFVLCSLMWSWVEQLKEPVITKQDVDTLLGSRKDAADALSLLEKGQHQTILCVLHCVVSLQAIPADVEEAILARAIKAFTKQVNFDSENGPVVYSTLKKIFKHTLEENRKMMKDGPQLDV is encoded by the exons ATGAAAACCCGGCCCGCTGGAGTGAGCAGGAGCAGGCCATTAAGGGGGTCTACTCATCGTG ggtcACTGAGAATATCCTGGCCATGGCTCGCCCGTCCACAGAGCTCCTCGAGAAGTACGGCCTCATCGAGCAGTTCCAAAG TTTATTTCTACAATTTTGGATGGAAGGATTATGGTGTAGCATCACTCACAACCATCCTGGATATGGTGAAGGTGATGATATTTGCCTTACAAGAAGGAAAAGTAGCGGTCCATTGCCACGCAGGGCTCGGCCGAACAG GCGTTTTAATAGCATGTTACTTGGTTTTTGCAACAAGAATGACTGCTGACCAAGCAATTATATTTGTTCGGGCAAAGCGACCCAATTCCATACAAACTCGAGGACAGCTACTCTGCGTAAGGGAGTTTACTCAGTTTCTGATTCCTCTTCGCAACATATTCTCTTGCTGTGACCCCAAAGCGCACGCCGTGACTTTAGCACAGTATCTTATTCGCCAGCGGCATCTGCTTCACGGGTCTGAGGCCCGACTCCTGAAACACGTACCCAAAATTATCCACCTCGTCTGCAAATTGCTGCTGGACTTAGCCGAGAACAGGCCAGTGGTGACGGCAGAGGTGGCCGAAGTGCCCAGCCTGTCTGCCGAGATTGAGAAGACGGTTTCTGAGATGATCACCCTGCAGCTGGACAAGGAGTTGCTGAGGCAGGGCAGCGACGCGTCCGACTGCTTCCCCGCCTCCGCGGTGGCCACGGATTTTGAGAATCAGGATGTGATTCTTTCCAGCGAGCAAGGGATTGACCCTCTCTGGAAGAGGCGGAATGTCGAGTGCCTTCAGCCCCTGACTCACCTGAAAAGGCGACTCAGCTACAGCGACTCGGATTTAAAGAGGGCCGAGACGCTTCTGGAGCATGGGGAGACTCCGTGGACCGGGCCTGCCCAGGCCTTGCTTGGCCGTAACCCCGGGCCACAGAAGCCCGTAAGCCAGTCTTACACCCCCCAGTCTCCACAGCTTGATCCAAGTAAGGAAACGCTTGTCCGAAATACATTCTCTTTCTGGAATCAGGCTAAATTTGGAGGCCTGGAAGGACTCAAAGATGAGGGGTCACCGCTTTTCCAGAGGGAGACTGTTGCAAAGGAAGTACAGCGGAGTAGAACCTTCTCTTCAGGTGTTTCAGGTTCATATAACCCTAGGGAGCCAGTTACACGGAACCTTGCAGATACCCCGACGGAATCAGACAGTTCTCCCCAGCAAGCGCCCCGCTGTCAGTACGAAACTCCCCCCGGTTGCTGCTCTGACACGCCCCGCAGGCCCCTGGACTGTGGCTTCAGCCCCAAAGCACCCTTTTCCGGCGGACGCAGCCAAGCCCAGGACAGCAGAGATGCGTCCGCAGCTGCTGCACCCAGTGCTGCGCAGTCCGGACTGAGTGCCGAAGCCAGGAGAGTACTGGCAGCCAAAGCCCTGGCAAGCTTAGATGAGTTCgcagagaaggaggaggtgaAGAGGAAGGTAGAAATGTGGCAG AAAGAACTAAATTCCCGAGATGGAGCTTGGGAACGAATATGTGGCGAAAGGGACCCTTTCGTCCTGTGCAGTCTGATGTGGTCCTGGGTGGAGCAGCTGAAGGAGCCCGTGATCACCAAACAGGACGTGGACACGCTGCTCGGCAGCCGCAAGGACGCCGCGGACGCGCTCTCTCTGCTGGAGAAG GGCCAGCACCAGACCATTCTCTGCGTGTTGCACTGTGTCGTGAGCCTGCAGGCAATCCCTGCCGACGTGGAGGAAGCCATCCTCGCCCGCGCCATTAAAGCCTTCACCAAG